From the Hoplias malabaricus isolate fHopMal1 chromosome 13, fHopMal1.hap1, whole genome shotgun sequence genome, the window AGTAGAAGTATCATTGCTTAAATACTAATAATTAAGTACTTGTCCATGATAAAATGTCCTTTAGTGGATGTAACTGAGTAGCTCCCAACCTCTCACTGTTTGTACAGTTTGTGCAAACTCTCTGGACTTGATTGGTTAATCTGCTGAATGGACTTAACTTTCCTTTTCCCTGTTGCTGTCTCCACTGTAGATAATGATACTAACTCTGTGTAACCTGATCACAGCAGAATTACTGTCTTCCATTCATTGTATGTGTGGGACTTACAGGGTTAATATAGTGTAGAACTTAAGGTGGTAATGTAGTAATGGAGCCGGGGACGTTAAAGTTGTAGCGTAATAATGGAGTGGGGATGTTAAGGCAAAGAAGAGTGCTTTACAGAAGGAATTTACACAGttaataaaacagtaaaatgaTTCAATCATAAAGAGAAGTAAAAATTCAAGAGACTCCCCTTCACCTGAGGGGATAAAGCATGATATACCAGTCTTCCCTCAGTTATAAAACATGAGCCCACCCTCACCACAGGTGATACTGTAAACAAATCTGGTATAAAATCCATGTCTTTCCCATAAGGGATAACAAAACTAATCCCAGTCTGCCGTCACCTGAGGGGATCACAGTAACAGAATTTCAGATaaatatacagaaataaaagtgtaaaacagcagaaaaacaaTAACTAATATATGAAAATCAGTTAAGAATAAGAATATAGTGCAAGCATATCATACATTAAAttagaatataaaaatataaacactgacGTGCGATTAGAAAATTAAAGTGAGTAGTGTTTTAAACTGAGTTGTTATCCCGCTGAAATGCTTTTATTCTGGACTTAAAGGTGTCTAAAGTCAGGGCTCGTCTAATGTTCTCTGTCAACTGGATCCATTTAAGGACTGCAGAGTAGCTTAAATTGGAAATGTGGAAAAGGGGCTGGGAAGATAAGGGGATGATGGACTGGCGAAGTTAAGATAATGTAGTAATCAAGTGGGAAACTTAAGGCGGTATTGTACTACAATTCTGTCCCAAATGCAGAGGTTTGAATCAAGTACAATTGAGGTTTTTGTGCTGTACATCTGCACGTTGTCAATTTCACTGAGACTGAGTTTAGAAGTGTTAATGAAAGAAATGACGAGAGAAGGCAAGGTGGTAGTGTAGTGGATTTAATAAGTTAAGCTTGTAGTGTAGCGTTGGTGATATTAATCTAGTGGGGAATTACACTGTAGAAATGGAGTGGGGAAGTTAAGGTGTTAAAATAGACACAGTAAGAAGCTGAGGTAGTAATGCAATGACACACTGGGTATGTTAAGATAGCAATTTATTAAAGAAGGTGGGAAGTTAATGTAGTCATAGCAATGTATAGGCAAATTAAGCTATTGAATTATTGTAGCTATGGTTTTATTATTGTAGGTTAATGTAGTATTGGCCTGGGGAAGATGAATAGTAATGTAGTAAATGGTGGTGGGAATGTAGTAATGCAGTGGGGAATTTAAGGTGGCACTGTAGTAATGCAATGGGGAAGTTAAGGTGGTAATACAGTAGGGAATGTCATGTGGTAATGTTGTATTAGCCTGGGGAAGATAAATagtgtagtaaaaaaaaaaaaaaaagcaggaagTTAAGGTGGTAATGCAGTGGGGAATTTAATGTGGTAATGTAGTATTGGCCTAAGATGAGTAGTATAGGAAGGTGAGAAATTAAGGTGGTAATGTAGTAATGCAGTAATGTGGAAATGCAGTGTTAAAGTTAAGAATATGATGTATAAATGGAGTGGGGACTATAAGGATATAATCCTTGGATCCAATCCTCCATCCTAAAATGGAGTGGGGAGGTTAAGGCGGTAATGCTTGTTCATTGTTGATAAATGGAGCCGCTGAAGTGGAAAGTAAACAGAACCAGTGCCAGCGCTCTTGAACCCTTTACACTGGGATTAACCTTGAGGCAATCTCCATGACTGGACAGAAATAGTAGTGTGTTTTTGCCAGATTCAAAGTGGTCAGGTTTACTTAGCACTGTTGTGGCTGTCCCATGTGCTTGGACACTTCCATGGTCATTGATATTTATAGCATCTGTTAGCTCTGTTTGGGTCATTCTCCCCACTCTGACTCCGTAGGACAGAGCATATCTTTAAAACAGCATTTCGCAGAAAAAATCTAATCTATACAAACCACGGGTTAAGTGAAGTCATGTCGTCTTCAGTTTAATACTGGAGCTCCAATGCTTATTCCACTAACATCAAATCTGAGACAGGCAGCTCAAAGCCAATTTCTCCACATGGCCACATTGATTTTAGTATTTGCTTTAGAGAATGAGTTTTGTTCCTGTGTTTGATCCTCTTTAAGGGAAGTGTTTTCTGTATTGTAACGGACTGATGGACCACATCTACGTTTGCCAGAACATGACGACCTGCAGCACCTGGTACAAAACGCCCACTCACTTCAACGGGACGATGGTAGGTTCTTGTtctgtccatctctctgtctctttctgtgaCTCTgcctctttctgtgtctctgcctctctctctctgctatcaAACGTACCTTTAAGTTACTAAGCCTGCTAGGAGACGACtaacacatgcttcctccatAATTGGAGctaaacacacttggaggagagctCTAATTTCCAAATTCTGTTGTGTTAGCTACCAGACACCAATATTATCTAGCGTTAAGCGGCGTGATTAGGGGAAATGTGAGGGCATTCCTATCCACTCTGAGAAAGGACAGTTTCACTTTTAATCATGCATAATCAGTGGAGTTATCTACATTTATTAAAAGATAAATGTTAAAAACTCTTCAAATCTGGTTAAAGATGTTATTTGTGTTCTTTTAAGGATGCGTTTGTGAAAATCTCAAGGCATGAGGGTTTGCGGTCTCTATGGAGTGGACTTCCTCCAACATTGTGAGTcttatttaacacacacacacacacacacacacaacacactcatgACATTGACATGATAATATTCAATTTATTATCTTTTGGTCAAAGGTGGCTGGTCCATACAGTAATAACTATGTGGTTAATTCTAGTTTGAGCTgttgtaaagtttttttttaaatgtaaaaacgcGGTTATACAGTAGTTTTATGGctttttgtccattttcacACAAGGGTTGATAGTGTTAACATTAAATAACTTAACTGATCTAAAGATAAATAACAGATCTATAAAGTCTTTATCGGAATGTTTCTCCATATGTTTTGAgccattttaatgtaaaactaTTTAAGAGATCTCCAGAGCTGAGAACGTAAAAGTGGAGCTTTATGGTCCTTTGTTCCACCTAAATATAGTTTATAAACATTTTcgtataaaataaattatttgtataaaacTTGACTGTTGAACACTGTTGtgtggtttgttttttgttttttgggtgaagggTCATGGCTGTCCCTGCTACAGTGATTTACTTCACGTGTTACGACCAGCTGAGGGATTTCCTGCGTTTCGGGATGGGTTACCAAGGCACACACGTCCCCCTCATTGCTGGAGGACTCGCCAGACGTGAGTTACAGCATTTCACCAAAATGAAATAGTTAAACGCTTAGTGATAACTATGATCCCTGGCACTGATGCTTGTCTTACAAAGACTGCTAGTCTGAGGATGCACCGTAATTGATCCAAAGTGATCCAAATGAAGTAGTAAATGGCATAATTGCTTGCCTCTGTAACATGAGAGATCTGGATAAGAACGTCtgccaaatgctgtaaatgtaaataccaCTAATGCCATGCTACTGGACAGCTTAACATgctggaggagaatgcaaactgcccagatctgttacGTCAGCTGACAGACATTCATGCTGGCTAGCACCATAAGCAGAAATATAGTAAGAGTGGGCCATCCTACTCACCCAGAAagtgatttatatttattttaatttctaagTAGTATTTTGATGGATctggccgtgtgtgtgtgtgtgtgtagttggaGCAGTGACAGTGATCAGTCCTCTGGAGCTGGTTCGCACTAAGATGCAGTCTCGCCGGCTCTCATACAGCGAGCTGAGGGTGTGTATCCGCTCAGCCGTGGCTCAGGACGGCTGGCTCTCACTTTGGAGAGGCTGGGGTCCCACTGTCCTACGGGACGTCCCCTTCTCTGGTCAGTATCAAAATTTAAAATCGGTTTATTTCCATTTCCACATCCATGCATCTACCGCTGCATCTGTATCTTACAGCTGGATACCACAGACACCTTAATTGTTCTATTCTGTGAAATTATCCCTGTTCTTCTGATTTCACTGAAACTTAACATGAAGTTAAATAACAcaccagaaaaaaatgaaatgagatttaaaaaaaacaattgataACACACAAAGTTCAGATTCAAGTTCTCCCTTCTCTGAACTGTAGAGCCTCTGTAGagcattattaatattgtttcaTAAATCTAGTCTTAGAATCATCTATCTGAAGAGCACTTCTGTGGCAGTAACTCCAGCTTACAGTTATGGCAATACAGTCTAACTCTGTTCTCCCAAAGCAACAGATTTGATTATATAATGAGTTGTTTTTACAAagtttcttttaaaaattaCTATATTCCCATACATTCCTAACCCATAATAATCACTGTacttatatatttctaattacTGGTAATTCTTTAAATGGTTCTTTTATATAATGTAGCTAACTTTTGTTTTATACTTAAATAatacttaattaattaaaaaaaacatttggttAAATGTGATGTGATATTTGTAAAGTAACCTTGGGGGAAACCCATATAAAAATACTAATgattattaacaaatatattatagcattattgtgtgtgtgatttttcagCTCTGTACTGGTTTAACTACGAGCTGGTGAAggcggagctgtgtgacagataCAGAAAACCCCAGGCTTCTTTTAGCATCAGCTTCACTGCAGGAGCCGTGTCTGGAGCTGTGAGTAAAATTCCACCAAGATAACATCCAACAGCTGGTTTACCAAAAGTAAGACCCCAGACACCTGCTAGAGCTGCTGCCGCTTCCAGGGGCTTAGTGAAGTTTTGGACTTTTGTCTTTACTGCGTAACTGGGTGTTGAGAACCTTAATTCAGCCAAAgcataattaaacattttacctTTAAAGCCCTGGTCCAATTGTTCAGGTTTTAAAGGAGACATGCGTATCATAAAAAACTTGTGCATATACATTGGAGTACCTGGAGCCTACTAACTCTCAAAAGATTTTGCTCAACTGCCTACATCAAATGCAGGCTCTTTAGAATTATTCCTCCACCCGTATGACCGTTTTCAGTCACAGCAAAATCTGTGGGTAAAACTGCTTCAGAAAAACTTGACCAGAATTAAGAGAACTGTTCCAAACCTGTGAAGATCAGAGCAGAAGATCTAGAGgaccagtgtaaacagtgttaaCAGGAGCTCCTATGTGCTTAGTTTGACCCTGCGTGTTGTTTTGGGGGTGAACTGTGTGTGACTCAATgtcgtttaaaggaacaggcgctgaaactttagacagagggagaacgctgctgtggggcttgtggtgAACACATTTCTGTCCCTTATGTTCCCTGTAATCTTAAGATTTATTATACAGTTTATTACACAACTACTGTGTGGTTTAGTATTTATTGTGAATGATTCAGCATGTACTGTATTATGTACAGTCTATATCTGCAACAAAGGATTTAGAAACTAATGTGAGTTAGTAtctttgttgttatttattgatttatatttcCCCCAAATATTGTGACACTGTGGAGCTGAGTTTGATCAAATATGACAGCACCGTTTCCTCTCAGGGCTCATTATGCTTTTTGCAACAGTGTTCTCTGCTGTGTTAGTGAACTGGTCATCAGCCAGAGCTCagttacttgtgtgtgtgtgtgtgtgcgcgtgctgAAAGTAGGACAGTAAATGATTGAAAGTTTATATCGACTCTGAATGATTTGACTGTGTCCTCTTTGTTTAGATGTGTTTCTGGGCCagatatttttaattcataatGTAGCAAAAGTGACCAGTTATTCACCTTATTCATTATATTGCTTCATTGTTTGTGTCCTCTGTAGATTGCTGCGGTGATGACCCTGCCGTTTGATGTGGTGAAAACACACCGCCAGATCCAGCTGGGAGAACTGGAGACTCAAGGAGGTAtcgtttgttttattatttcacTAACTAGAAGTAATTCCGTTTGTTATGACGCCAGCTTAAAGGAATAAACAGTTTTTACCACCAAAAGTAGCAAATAATGTTTATGAAAGggaatttgtattatttatagggattatttgtcatttttacattttaaatttttctttctgtaaatttttttttactttatgtaTCTGACTTACGTATCAGAAATTCCATAAGGCATTTTTTTGGGTATCATTTCTAACTCtgtgttttaatatttcttACAGTTCCTCTGAAAAAGCCATCTTCCACCTGGAACATAATGAAAAGCATCTGGTCTGAGATGGGTTATCGGGGGCTGTTCGCAGGTAAATATTCGAGTCACATCAGTTAGCTGCTTGGAGCAGGTAGACTTTAGGTAATAGACTTCAGTAGAAAGTAACAAGTCACTGTCAGTGATTCTACTTCATGTAATGCAAATAtaatgacacctagtggcctggatgtgtcagagattgtGTCAGACTGTGGAcctgctctatggagcataTACAGGGACATCGAGGCAATATGGTCCTTCATCTCATGAGACTTGTAATATTTAACAATCAGTTTAATAAACATGCTTTTAATTCTAGTGAACTACTATTGGCTCTACACATTATTCTCTACACATACGTTGCAGATTTAATTTCTGATGGTGCTGGATCTGTTCACATCCAGAAGAAAAACACATCACAAATAATAGTACTCTCCCTGGCCACATCTCTGCTGGTGAAGAGTTAGAGACTGTAACTCATCTGCTacattctgtttacattagtggaGCTGTAAataggtgtttccaataaaaatCCAGTAAATAGAAGCGTATATAAtgggtgtttttaataaaggGGCCTGTGAGtggaattttaaattaaacttgTTTTTCCTTCCATACCTCTCCCCTCGCATCCCCTCTTGCAGGCTTCCTCCCACGTGTGATTAAGGTGGCCCCGGCATGTGCGGTAATGATCAGCACCTATGAGTTCGGGAAAGCTTTCTTCCACAAATACAACGAGGAACAGAGACGGAGCGAAGTCTGAGGAGGATTCAGCTGCTGGTTTCAGCCTTTTTTTCCTCACTCCCTGCTTAGAGTGGATAATCTGTCTAACacggacagagacagggacatgTCCACGCTAAAGAAACTGCCTTTAGCTCAGTCTGTGTGGGTCCTGCTCTGAGCTGAAGAGATGTTTTGAATAAACTTGGACGTGTTTTAAAAGACAGCGCAGACATGTATGGGAACATATAACACTTCATATAAAGCTGTGGACATCTGCAGGGGCTGCAAGATAAATACTATAGTACTATACCTTGCAATATATTCAGAAGCttctaaaaatgtttaaatcacattatttgagaagaaaaatgatCTGTTTTTGTTGGACATTCCGTACGTCCTCAAAAATCTTCATTAAATCTATGATTGGTCAATAATAGAGACGAATAGATGCGTATTGAAGCCTTCTGCCTAGGCCAGTATAAACTATGCAGCCCTAAATTAAGACTTTTCCCTCAAATGTGACGCAGCAGTGAAGCTGAAGGTGCTGCATGATCATGCATTGAAATGGCACCAAAGCATGCTGGGACATAACATTGAAGTCAGGTCCATCTTTGaaatttttcattccaccttaaaaatttCAAGCTGCATGATTTTGTCTtgaataaatactttttttttttttttcccttcccccCTCTGTGGATGAATGATAAATTCCTTGTCAATGTCCTTTTTATACAGAAAAAAGCTCTGTAAACAATCacaaaatttaaggtggaatggaagatCCAGACTACAATCCAGACCCAGCTTCATTGCTGACAGGAACTCTACCTCTATTTGCTGGCTTAATTTTAACAGAGGACAGAGAGACttcagtgaataaataatacTGGGGGGATGAATTACATGTGGTCTAAATCAATTGTCCTCTGTCCGCATATAGCCTCTACTTAAGTGTCTGCAAATGAGGCAGAGCAAGTCTGATCTGTGTTCTTAAGTGTACAGCAGCGCTACCTGCTGGCCATTCACTAAAACTACAGGACGGACATTAATGTTCTGCCGGGCAGAAAATGGCTGAAGACACGTGGTTTCTCAGACGGTGATTAAgactagtcctggactataatATTCCTATCAATGTAAAAATCACTATTCAAAGTGCTGCCTAGtgcaggactaggcttaattccTGTCTGAGAAACCACACTATGAAGCCTAAATGCTGTTTAGAAAGATTAAAGGGAATTCCGCtgacattttaaattatgtCTGCATTATTGGGTGTGGTAGCCTTACACAAAGTGATGGAGAGCATTTGTTTAGGTGTGAAGTGGGTGATTGTAGAGAAAATTGTTGACTCTAACTGGATTCTTTCCAGTCATAAAGATTGGAACCTAGTGTATCAACGTCTAAAACATGAATCCAGCACTTGGTTTTCTCTCCAGCGCCAGTGCTGACCCCCACCTGTCTAAAGATGTTTATATAGAATGACAGTGAAGTGAAATGTTGTCAATCTGATTGGTGTTTTctttgtgacatcagcagtGTTTGATGCTTTAAAGGCAGAAGTCTTGTTGCATTCACCAACACTGTGAACAGTTTATATTGTGAAATGCCCCTGGTCCGgagcatttcacaccaaaccaaaTCCACAGTCACATCatcactttgtttacattttatccatttaattaTGGAGATATTTTGAAAAGTCAGTGGGAGTTTCCCTTTAGTGTACCTCTTGATATTCAACTGAAATTAATTATGCGAGTCCTGACTGAACTTGTGCTTGTCGGCTCTTCACAGCGGGTCATGTGTTGATAAATTGCTGCTATAGCTGTAGTTATGAGTGATTATCAGAGATTCCAGTCAAAATATAAAGCTCTGTAGGATGCTCTGCCTGAGGGCGGTTATAAATCCACTGAGATGAGATTGATCAAGGCATTACACTAATGTTTGAGTCcttgtatgtatttttttattttaatgtgtggTGATATACTTTAGCTTTGTGAATGTATCAGACACTGTTTTCACagtgaaatacagaaaaattcCCTATTTACAGATCTTTGGAACTGAGATATAAAGAAATGATAAGTTCATAAACATGACTTTTTATTTAATCTGCCCCATATTTCAGAGAAAATCGTTTCAGGAAACATGGTTTGCATGGGCATGTGAAACTGTGTCCAGCAAATATTTAAACAGGGTAGAGATGGTATctgaaattttgtttttttatttctattaaacACTAAAAACAGTTTGGTCTCTGCTGTCGTTAACTTTTTATTTGGATTATGCTGCATttgaaataatttttataattgtgTTATTGCAGAATTTGGAATTAAGGGAAATAGCCCAATGTGTAGATATTGGAATAATTACTAAAACCAACCAATTTAAACAATGGGCTCTAAACTTGCCAAAAGACATCAtctatttgttttgttaatatttctgtttaaatTGTATTACAATCATAAGGGAAGTAGGCTTGGGACATAAAAGTCACCAGATCTATCCCCAACACTGGCAGGAAAATGGAGGTGAGGAGGAGTGAAAAAACACTACTCTTCTCCATCAACATCGACAATTCATTTGCATTTGAATAGTTTTTTATGCAtgatttctgtaaataaaagtaaaatattatgGTCTGATTTGTTATTAGTCAAAAAGCATttagttgttatttaatgataaatcattacatttttggGGGACAtgctgtgtacagtgtgtggatCTTTAGCCAAGTGCTTAAACACAGTGAAGTCATCATCTGGTATATACAACCTTCTGATGAGCACCTGAAAACAGCATAATGCTTTGTAGGCCGCTCAGGTTTGTGTAAGAGTCTTTAATAGGAGTCGATTGAAGGCAGCTAAGAATCTCTAAACACTGATTTAATGGTAGAGGTCAGAAAAACCAAGGTTGCGTTTCAAATGGCTCATCCACCACTCCCTGGTgcactacattacactacattTGTCTCTTTCAGCACTTGAGGCTGTCCCACAAACATACGGGATTAGTTTTCCACAGaattaaaagtttttaaaaaaaggtagtgtctctgtcacagccaCAAGTACTTATCTCTGCAGGTCGGAGGCCCGCAAGTGggcggaaaccagcaagtgggaggggcgtacgcagcaagtgggTAGAAACCAGCAGGTGGGGGATCtagatgttttgtgggaaggcgaatgtaggaaatgcagcctttgtgatctgaaaaaagggcatagtttctctccaacagaactaggtaccctctactagttatagtttaaaatattaggtttcagtgaaaacgaaatacatagcacttctgatattttaattatatatttttggtaatctgattgtggggtgaactgcaaacttatgaaatccattaggtctctcatgtctacaatcattattttaatttgattacagaacaataggactgtattatttgttttgtactcaacacagtattggattataatcagtttaaatgtgtaaacccttaagtaacacttatgacccactattcaaataaatatttaaagcagctcctttccattaatggacatgggagaaatggtgctaataatttgcaaataatcataatattcagcaaacctaccatgagcactcagtcatagtgggtgtatatgacaaTAGATTCAGTGCCTGTAGCTACAAGTGaggtgaacttaataagatggaaattcactgtaatgtagttattGTTTAATGTATTCCAAGATAGTGGTGCAACCTTTCTGGAAATTTGGCTcaattaagaatataaatagacattcagagaagttcactgtacttcGTTTAGTTCctttgcatggttttaaatgattctttacagaagtatgtccttgttgtagagtattgtgtattactctttgtgttcagatgatcacgtgctttgatttggcatcagaaccaggtcctggaGCACCCTACTCACACaattagttgaatcaagtttgtttgaacaggtagaataggatcaaaattggataacactggcttagactgtcagaaagcctccctttattattacctggattgtgcatgtgaatttgtagaagactatcattcattcattcattgtctgaaactgcttatctaattcaactcctcacaggccttcacatggagtgtggctcaaacccacaacctggagctgtgtgactgcaacgctACCTGCCGCACTACCGTGCCGGCCGCAgggctatcaatttattttaatacagttgatttattcagtttaatttatttcagaaatacaccatatatacaaatatttgaggacaaatttgtaatgaatatattctacattaaaTTGCAACTgttactaacacagatgtgcacacactgcctctctaatccctgtagagaaatactgacaatagaattgaattctctggagtagagaaacatgaacctaatgccaggcgaagaatatatagcaccccagcactgggctgtgctgatgaacccatatttactgtcatgtctcttgttaggaagtgagtagtagcctatatgtaagcaaacattatcattctcagtacaCGTGGTCTaagttaaatggttattctctttatttattgcaagaatttcacatattaagccaaccacaaacaagtctgtaactcacatgatgctgaaaatgtactccatataatgtactcaatgtttacaaggtacaatattaacactgaaaacaaaacagttattacatggtcaccaggcacacagctgtactacaaaatacacaataatctaacacaatgtcccaaataactcactgacattctcttaaacttccaaacaatgctcaaacagagcaatgtgagctgcattagttatagaaatttgttagaagaaagaaaataactaggatacctattttgtgcagggcattttacgcaaagcaggacatcacagttaaccagacagcctaggtttctaaaagtatcaaactatacacactgtctgaactgtggtgtacaaggtgccctgcagtctagtatctgtgccttaagaattgaggtgagggCCCTACAGTTCAGTTTACATGCCTTAAAaattctggggtgaggggcatggcGTAATCACAAACATCGcattgaccctgagaccctgctcatcaacacaagcttttagaaacagctccatatcagccctgtttttaaaaacaaataaaaagggttctttagcctctgggtcatctccagagcctttatgacaactacatatctcgaagccagcgacgtgcttgagtcgtgcttaaaatgttcttccgtgctcacttggagctgtacggcccacttggagctgtaccacccacttggagctgccttcggcctgcagagatacccttctcgTCACAGCTCcacggaggttgtgggtttgagtttcGCTCCAGGTGaatctctgtgaggagtgtggtgtgttatccctgtgttcatgtgggtttcctccgggtgctccggtttcctccc encodes:
- the slc25a39 gene encoding mitochondrial glutathione transporter SLC25A39 — protein: MGEGPVGSSSAVITPVQQMLASGTGALLTSVFVTPLDVVKIRLQAQQTPFYHAGPTESRLWRGLLRPSKWKCFLYCNGLMDHIYVCQNMTTCSTWYKTPTHFNGTMDAFVKISRHEGLRSLWSGLPPTLVMAVPATVIYFTCYDQLRDFLRFGMGYQGTHVPLIAGGLARLGAVTVISPLELVRTKMQSRRLSYSELRVCIRSAVAQDGWLSLWRGWGPTVLRDVPFSALYWFNYELVKAELCDRYRKPQASFSISFTAGAVSGAIAAVMTLPFDVVKTHRQIQLGELETQGVPLKKPSSTWNIMKSIWSEMGYRGLFAGFLPRVIKVAPACAVMISTYEFGKAFFHKYNEEQRRSEV